GACGCGCACTGTAATCTCGTCGCCCACGGTGATGCTCGTAGGTTCGGCCACGCATTGCACACTGACCTCCGACGCCGTTTGGGCCTTAACTCCGGGACTTGAGACCAAGCCCAGGCTCCAGCCCGCCACAATAAGCATCAGCAAAACACGCACCCACTTGGTCCTGGAGGATTCGCCGCGCACCACTTTCAGATTGGAGGGCGCGCAATTTAACTCCTTCGCCAACAACTGAAGGACTCGCGCGTTAGCCTTGCCTTTTTC
This genomic window from Candidatus Omnitrophota bacterium contains:
- a CDS encoding DUF167 domain-containing protein, whose amino-acid sequence is MSEFKGRLVEVRVVPKAGAEGVECIGEDQYKVRVTVAPEKGKANARVLQLLAKELNCAPSNLKVVRGESSRTKWVRVLLMLIVAGWSLGLVSSPGVKAQTASEVSVQCVAEPTSITVGDEITVRV